In Nonomuraea sp. NBC_00507, the following are encoded in one genomic region:
- a CDS encoding carbohydrate ABC transporter permease — protein MRKQRSSPILSLAMILAAAVVGVPFYYIVVNTFKTQQETSAAPLAPPTSLYLDNYVRVLESTPILQSFLNTLYVTVVSIVIMLVIGSMAAYAMLLRQTLLNRVVGVLLVIAFLVPGQATLIPVYRILVGLRLVDSLEGLVFLYAAGSIFCYFLIQGYLRSLPISIFEAARIDGAGPWQIYWRIVLPLIRPILITVGVFQTMWIWNDFITPNVFISSPDKQTLVLQVYKAVGEYSVDWPAFMTLSVIVLIPVVIFFIVMQRHIVNGLLQGSVKG, from the coding sequence ATGAGGAAACAGCGCTCCTCGCCGATCCTGTCCCTGGCCATGATCCTGGCCGCGGCCGTGGTCGGCGTGCCCTTCTACTACATCGTCGTCAACACGTTCAAGACGCAGCAGGAGACGTCCGCCGCGCCGCTCGCGCCGCCGACGAGCCTTTACCTGGACAACTATGTGCGGGTGCTGGAGAGCACGCCGATCCTGCAGTCGTTCCTCAACACCCTCTACGTCACCGTCGTGTCCATCGTGATCATGCTGGTCATCGGGTCGATGGCGGCGTACGCGATGCTGCTGCGCCAGACGTTGCTCAACCGGGTGGTCGGGGTGCTCCTCGTGATCGCGTTCTTGGTGCCCGGGCAGGCCACGCTGATCCCCGTCTACCGGATCCTGGTGGGGCTGCGGCTGGTGGACAGCCTGGAAGGGCTCGTCTTCCTGTACGCGGCCGGCTCGATCTTCTGCTACTTCCTCATCCAGGGCTACCTGCGGTCGCTGCCGATCTCGATCTTCGAGGCCGCCCGCATCGACGGCGCGGGGCCCTGGCAGATCTACTGGCGGATCGTGCTGCCGCTCATCCGGCCGATCCTCATCACCGTCGGGGTGTTCCAGACCATGTGGATCTGGAACGACTTCATCACGCCGAACGTCTTCATCAGCTCGCCCGACAAGCAGACCCTGGTTCTGCAGGTCTACAAGGCCGTCGGGGAGTACTCGGTGGACTGGCCCGCGTTCATGACGCTCAGCGTGATCGTGCTGATCCCCGTCGTGATCTTCTTCATCGTGATGCAGCGGCACATCGTCAACGGGCTCCTGCAAGGAAGCGTCAAGGGCTGA
- a CDS encoding LacI family DNA-binding transcriptional regulator, translated as MRGFSGEAAGMVTIQDVARAAGVSAMTVSHVINDHPHVKTETRARVLQAITDLDYRVNVAARNLRTGRTGTIGLAVPEVDRPYYGQLAAEIITAAARHNLKVAIEQTGASREGELDALALSRNRLYDGLILSTVGLGPADTDLLKVDYPVVILGERIFDGPVDHVAMPNVEGARAATAHLIEQGCRRVALIDGGPGDEVDVSSLRFDGYREALEEAGIPLDSRLLVHIDGLTMEQGAAAARRVSESGVEFDGAFCVTDTVAMGALRGFADAGVRVPQDVKVIGFDNIAEGAYIVPSLSSIDPDHALMASTAVRFLVGRLAEKGKKRQVAREFISRFTVVARESTGG; from the coding sequence ATGAGAGGATTCTCCGGTGAGGCGGCGGGGATGGTGACGATTCAGGACGTCGCGCGGGCGGCAGGCGTGTCCGCCATGACCGTGTCCCACGTGATCAACGACCATCCGCACGTCAAGACCGAGACCCGGGCCCGTGTGCTGCAGGCCATCACCGACCTCGATTACCGGGTCAACGTGGCCGCGCGCAACCTCCGCACCGGCCGCACCGGCACGATCGGGCTGGCCGTTCCCGAGGTCGACCGGCCCTACTACGGGCAGCTGGCCGCCGAGATCATCACCGCGGCGGCCCGGCACAACCTCAAGGTGGCGATCGAGCAGACCGGTGCCTCCCGCGAGGGCGAGCTCGACGCGCTCGCCCTGTCCCGCAACCGGCTCTACGACGGGCTCATCCTCAGCACGGTCGGGCTGGGACCGGCCGACACCGATCTGCTCAAGGTCGACTACCCCGTGGTCATCCTGGGGGAGCGGATCTTCGACGGGCCGGTGGACCACGTCGCGATGCCCAACGTCGAGGGCGCGCGGGCGGCGACCGCGCACCTGATCGAGCAGGGCTGCCGCCGCGTCGCCCTGATCGACGGCGGGCCCGGGGACGAGGTCGACGTCTCCAGCCTGCGCTTCGACGGCTACCGCGAGGCGCTGGAGGAGGCCGGCATCCCCCTCGATTCGCGGCTCCTCGTCCACATCGACGGGCTCACCATGGAGCAGGGCGCCGCGGCCGCGCGGCGGGTGAGCGAGTCCGGGGTCGAGTTCGACGGCGCCTTCTGCGTGACCGACACGGTGGCGATGGGCGCGCTGCGCGGGTTCGCCGACGCAGGGGTGCGCGTGCCGCAGGACGTCAAGGTCATCGGGTTCGACAACATCGCCGAAGGCGCCTACATCGTGCCGTCGCTGTCGTCGATCGACCCCGACCACGCGCTCATGGCGAGCACGGCCGTGCGGTTCCTGGTCGGGCGGCTGGCGGAGAAGGGGAAGAAGCGGCAGGTCGCGCGGGAGTTCATCAGCCGCTTCACGGTCGTGGCCCGCGAGTCGACCGGCGGCTGA
- a CDS encoding ABC transporter substrate-binding protein: protein MSLLRRSVATLAAAAAVLAATAGCGSGSEGSGGGKTKLSFFSWENEKTMKPLIDAFEKQNPSIDIEFSTAPPVAEYIAALQTRLVSGTAADVFVIAAENKTNLVQGGFVKDLTGKPFMANMSKFNTEAWSVDGKAYGMSISSWSAGILYNKDLLAKAGVTEFPTKWDDFIALCQKLKAAGTTPYHESVAGMPLTFAALVGHENARQGGDVDAQIFAGKKKFGDLWNGPLTTFNQLFTSGVLGKDAVSLKGEQIADEFANGRVAMIPAGPWDVTSLREKAPKMNMVFAGVPTPDGKPFWGGAASPGWAINAKTEHEKEAEAFLTYLGSKEGVTLFNKQTAAMTTTSDVIPVIDKALEPNLQALKDGTFYLPQIAWPRVQDALTTEAVAQLQLMVQGQAKPADVAAALDNRLAQG from the coding sequence ATGTCCCTGCTCAGAAGATCAGTCGCGACGCTGGCGGCAGCGGCGGCCGTCCTGGCCGCAACGGCCGGATGCGGCTCGGGAAGTGAAGGCAGCGGCGGCGGCAAGACCAAGCTGAGCTTCTTCTCCTGGGAGAACGAGAAGACGATGAAGCCGCTCATCGACGCCTTCGAGAAGCAGAACCCCAGCATCGACATCGAGTTCTCCACCGCCCCGCCCGTGGCCGAGTACATCGCGGCGCTGCAGACCAGGCTCGTCTCGGGCACCGCGGCGGATGTGTTCGTGATCGCCGCGGAGAACAAGACCAACCTCGTTCAGGGCGGCTTCGTCAAGGACCTGACCGGCAAGCCGTTCATGGCGAACATGTCCAAGTTCAACACCGAGGCCTGGTCCGTGGACGGCAAGGCCTACGGCATGTCGATCTCGTCGTGGTCCGCCGGCATCCTCTACAACAAGGACCTCCTCGCCAAGGCGGGCGTCACCGAATTCCCCACCAAGTGGGACGACTTCATCGCGCTGTGCCAGAAGCTCAAGGCGGCGGGCACCACGCCCTACCACGAATCGGTGGCGGGCATGCCGCTCACCTTCGCGGCCCTGGTCGGCCACGAGAACGCGCGCCAGGGCGGCGACGTGGACGCCCAGATCTTCGCAGGCAAGAAGAAGTTCGGCGACCTGTGGAACGGGCCGCTGACGACCTTCAACCAGCTGTTCACCAGCGGCGTGCTGGGCAAGGACGCGGTCAGCCTGAAGGGCGAGCAGATCGCGGACGAATTCGCCAACGGCCGCGTCGCGATGATCCCCGCGGGTCCGTGGGACGTGACCTCGCTGCGGGAGAAGGCGCCGAAGATGAACATGGTCTTCGCCGGGGTGCCCACTCCCGACGGCAAGCCGTTCTGGGGCGGCGCCGCCTCGCCCGGCTGGGCCATCAACGCCAAGACCGAGCACGAGAAGGAGGCCGAGGCGTTTCTGACGTACCTCGGCAGCAAGGAGGGCGTCACGCTGTTCAACAAGCAGACGGCCGCCATGACCACCACGTCCGACGTCATCCCCGTGATCGACAAGGCGCTGGAGCCCAACCTCCAGGCGCTCAAGGACGGCACCTTCTACCTGCCGCAGATCGCCTGGCCGCGGGTCCAGGACGCGCTCACCACCGAGGCCGTTGCCCAGCTCCAGCTGATGGTGCAGGGCCAGGCCAAGCCGGCGGACGTCGCCGCCGCGCTGGACAACCGGCTGGCCCAGGGCTGA
- a CDS encoding carbohydrate ABC transporter permease: protein MTALGRRAPAPTGALSWLTSPKRLEGLRLQAFLVPIGIVFAVLFAIPLAQSLYFSVTDFNGYSTDVNFVGLENYRKIFSDPSMLAGLGFTLLYAIGTTVIVTVLAIPLAVLLNRRFFGRNVVRAVFFFPAIPSIAILGLVWGFILSPLGSGALNWLLDAVGGFGPVSWLSDGTLAQWSIIMVAVWSSTGWHAILYLAYLQSIPGDYYEAARVDGASPRQSFFRITLPLLAPAVTVSSLLLMTGGLKVYDLPYTLTKGGPGYATFTITQSIIQSGIAQAKFGQASALAVVFMLAVGAIVAVQLVLSRRLEGRLS from the coding sequence ATGACCGCGCTCGGCAGAAGGGCGCCCGCACCGACGGGCGCCCTGTCCTGGCTCACCTCGCCGAAGAGGCTCGAAGGGCTGCGCCTGCAGGCGTTCCTGGTGCCGATCGGGATCGTGTTCGCGGTGTTGTTCGCGATCCCGCTGGCGCAGTCGCTCTACTTCAGCGTGACCGACTTCAACGGCTACTCCACGGACGTCAACTTCGTCGGGCTGGAGAACTACCGGAAGATCTTCAGCGATCCGTCCATGCTGGCGGGGCTGGGGTTCACGCTGCTGTACGCGATCGGCACCACCGTGATCGTCACGGTGCTGGCGATCCCGCTGGCCGTGCTGCTCAACCGGCGCTTCTTCGGCCGGAACGTGGTGCGCGCGGTCTTCTTCTTCCCGGCGATCCCGAGCATCGCGATCCTCGGTCTGGTGTGGGGGTTCATCCTGTCGCCCCTCGGGTCCGGCGCGCTCAACTGGCTGCTCGACGCGGTCGGCGGGTTCGGTCCCGTGTCGTGGCTGTCGGACGGCACGCTCGCCCAGTGGTCGATCATCATGGTCGCCGTCTGGTCGTCCACCGGCTGGCACGCCATCCTCTACCTGGCGTACCTGCAGTCCATCCCGGGCGACTACTACGAGGCCGCGCGGGTCGACGGGGCCTCGCCGCGCCAGTCGTTCTTCCGGATCACGCTGCCGCTGCTCGCCCCCGCGGTCACCGTCAGCTCGCTGCTGCTGATGACCGGCGGGCTGAAGGTCTACGATCTGCCCTACACCCTCACCAAGGGCGGCCCCGGGTACGCGACCTTCACCATCACCCAGTCGATCATCCAGAGCGGCATCGCCCAGGCCAAGTTCGGCCAGGCCTCCGCGCTGGCCGTGGTCTTCATGCTGGCCGTGGGGGCGATCGTGGCGGTCCAGCTCGTCCTGTCCCGCCGCCTGGAGGGACGCCTCTCATGA
- a CDS encoding glycoside hydrolase family 127 protein — translation MIRKAHHMTDRSVPVLPPTGPVRPLGLAQVSITGGFWGRRQSVNATATLFHCESWMERLGWLANFDRVADGTTGPDRPGWSFSDSEVYKLLEALVWETGRTGDPDAEAAIKRLTTRIGRAQDPDGYLNTCFGHGEQPPRYSDLEMGHELYNTGHLLQAAVARLRTSGEDDLVRIARRAADHVCRTFGPGGNPGICGHPEIEVGLAELGRALGEERYVEQARLFLDRRGHGTLRDIPLGRAYFQDDIPIRQADVWRGHAVRALYLTAAAVDVAVELGDDELLAAIERQWERSVARRTYITGGMGSRHQDEGFGEDWELPPDRAYCETCAGVASIMVSWRLYLATGDVRYTDLIERTLYNVIATSPSPDGRAFFYANPLHQRTPGKPADATEVSPRAEAGVRAAWFDVSCCPTNVARTLASLDGYVATADDDGLQIHQYAPGAVRAELPGGRQVAVDVETDYPASGTVRVRIAADAPSPWTLSLRVPAWAAGATLTEDGQARPVEPGMLEIRRAFRAGEVITLELPMEPRFTWPDPRIDAVRGCVAVERGPEVLCAESHDLPYPGGLDSLAIDPLTGPQAEPGGARVRALLPAHPDRPWPYRLSGVPAERAEWLDLPLRPYHSWAQRGPSSMRIWLPVSTPPEGA, via the coding sequence GTGATTCGAAAGGCCCACCACATGACCGACCGCTCCGTTCCCGTGCTGCCGCCGACCGGCCCGGTACGCCCTCTGGGGCTCGCCCAGGTGTCCATCACCGGCGGGTTCTGGGGCCGCAGGCAGAGCGTGAACGCGACGGCCACGCTGTTCCACTGCGAGTCGTGGATGGAGCGCCTCGGCTGGCTCGCGAACTTCGACCGCGTCGCCGACGGCACGACCGGGCCCGACCGCCCGGGCTGGTCGTTCTCCGACTCCGAGGTCTACAAGCTGCTGGAGGCCCTGGTCTGGGAGACCGGCCGGACCGGCGACCCGGACGCGGAGGCGGCCATCAAGCGGCTCACCACCCGCATCGGCCGGGCGCAGGACCCCGACGGCTACCTCAACACGTGCTTCGGGCACGGCGAGCAGCCGCCGCGCTACAGCGACCTGGAAATGGGCCACGAGCTCTACAACACCGGCCACCTCCTGCAGGCCGCCGTGGCCCGCTTGCGCACCTCCGGCGAGGACGACCTGGTACGGATCGCGCGGCGGGCCGCCGACCACGTATGCCGCACCTTCGGCCCCGGCGGCAACCCGGGCATCTGCGGACACCCCGAGATCGAGGTCGGGCTGGCCGAGCTCGGCCGGGCCCTGGGGGAGGAGCGCTACGTCGAGCAGGCCCGCCTGTTCCTCGACCGCCGCGGGCATGGGACCCTGCGGGACATCCCGCTGGGCCGCGCCTATTTCCAGGACGACATCCCGATCAGGCAGGCCGACGTCTGGCGCGGCCACGCCGTGCGCGCGCTCTACCTCACCGCCGCCGCGGTGGACGTCGCGGTCGAGCTCGGCGACGACGAGCTGCTGGCCGCGATCGAGCGGCAGTGGGAGCGCTCGGTCGCCCGCCGCACCTACATCACCGGCGGCATGGGCTCCCGCCACCAGGACGAGGGATTCGGCGAGGACTGGGAGCTGCCGCCGGACCGGGCCTACTGCGAGACGTGCGCCGGTGTTGCCTCGATCATGGTGTCCTGGCGGCTCTACCTGGCCACGGGCGACGTCCGCTACACCGATCTGATCGAGCGCACGCTCTACAACGTCATCGCGACCTCCCCGAGCCCCGACGGCCGGGCGTTCTTCTACGCCAACCCCCTCCACCAGCGCACGCCCGGCAAACCGGCGGACGCCACCGAGGTCAGCCCCCGGGCCGAGGCCGGCGTCCGGGCCGCCTGGTTCGACGTCTCCTGCTGCCCCACCAACGTCGCCAGGACGCTGGCCAGCCTGGACGGCTATGTCGCCACCGCCGACGACGACGGCCTGCAGATCCATCAGTACGCGCCCGGCGCCGTCCGCGCCGAGCTGCCCGGCGGGCGGCAGGTCGCCGTGGACGTCGAGACGGACTACCCCGCGTCGGGGACCGTCCGCGTCCGGATCGCGGCCGACGCGCCCTCGCCCTGGACCCTCTCCCTGCGGGTGCCGGCCTGGGCCGCCGGCGCCACATTGACCGAGGACGGGCAGGCACGGCCGGTCGAGCCCGGCATGCTGGAGATCCGGCGGGCGTTCCGCGCCGGCGAGGTGATCACCCTCGAACTCCCGATGGAGCCCCGCTTCACCTGGCCGGACCCCCGCATCGACGCCGTACGCGGCTGTGTCGCCGTCGAGCGCGGCCCCGAGGTCCTGTGCGCCGAGTCCCACGACCTCCCGTACCCCGGCGGGCTCGACTCCCTGGCGATCGACCCCCTGACCGGCCCTCAGGCCGAGCCTGGCGGCGCGCGGGTCCGCGCCCTCCTGCCCGCCCACCCCGACCGGCCCTGGCCCTACCGTCTCTCGGGCGTTCCCGCGGAGCGCGCCGAGTGGCTCGACCTGCCGCTGCGGCCCTACCACTCCTGGGCCCAGCGGGGTCCGTCGAGCATGCGCATCTGGTTGCCCGTGTCCACACCCCCCGAAGGAGCGTGA
- a CDS encoding rhamnogalacturonan lyase — protein sequence MRSPSGVRRLLATALAALLTASATAAPAAAGPDRGHGAGVRLEHLDRGLVAASTSEGVFLSWRLLGDEVTGAGATGMTGADFRVYRDGRPIATVTDSTNYLDAAGPGSAEYRVAPVVKGREGRRSAAATPWVKSFYDLQLKKPADGVTPAGEAYTYSANDLSVGDVDGDGQYEYVVKWDPSNSKDVSQRGYTGNTYVDTYELDGTLRWRLDLGVNIRSGAHYTQFLVYDFDGDGRSEMMLKTAPGTKMIRYGRGGEVVSERYVTMPEQDVKAGYSHADDYRKSAADYFDHVVGMFEKWHEHPEVVAGRWPATLEQAFGIAPRHQYPLSHEAAVDLATYFVDVYAPGRSGNNRLREFAGFVITGPEYLSVLDGASGRELQTIHYKPGRGDDGLLWGDYAMARVEPGNRVDRFLSAVAYLDGKRPSAIFARGYYTRTTLVAYDWNGRKLKEVWYVDSGHAPMANPFNASPHGVPGSNPKYADLTTQGFHSMSVADVDADGRQEIVYGAATIDDDGDLLYSSFAEGPPQSNVPGQNVRLGHGDAMHVGDLDPERPGLEIWTVHEGGAWAPYGWAMRDAATGKVLFGGYSGRDTGRGMVGDIDPAIRGLEAWSSMPPNQEIQAGLWSARGDHLGRTTPGTNMSIRWAPDMTTQLINGTATTVFQTPTIDDWKRGTVLTAEGTLTNNWTKGNPGLVADVFGDWREELLTRTADSSAIRIFLSTEVTDRKLYTLMHDPQYRVEVARQQTGYNQPAYPSFYLGSDIDWSRVPVPRFRTPQG from the coding sequence ATGAGATCCCCCAGCGGCGTCCGCCGCTTACTCGCCACCGCCTTGGCCGCCCTGCTCACCGCATCGGCGACCGCGGCCCCGGCCGCCGCCGGCCCCGACCGCGGCCACGGCGCGGGCGTGCGGCTCGAACACCTCGACCGCGGCCTGGTAGCGGCCTCCACCAGCGAGGGCGTGTTCCTCAGCTGGCGGCTCCTCGGCGACGAGGTGACCGGCGCCGGCGCCACCGGCATGACGGGCGCCGACTTCCGCGTGTACCGCGACGGCCGGCCCATCGCGACGGTGACCGACAGCACCAACTACCTCGACGCCGCCGGCCCCGGCTCCGCCGAGTACCGCGTCGCCCCCGTCGTCAAGGGCCGGGAGGGCCGCCGCAGCGCCGCCGCCACGCCGTGGGTTAAATCGTTTTATGATCTTCAGCTGAAGAAGCCGGCCGACGGAGTGACCCCGGCCGGCGAGGCCTACACCTACTCGGCCAACGACCTGAGCGTCGGCGACGTGGACGGCGACGGCCAATACGAATACGTCGTGAAATGGGACCCGTCGAACTCCAAGGACGTCTCCCAGCGCGGCTACACCGGCAACACCTACGTCGACACGTACGAGCTGGACGGCACCCTCCGCTGGCGGCTCGACCTGGGCGTCAACATCCGTTCGGGCGCCCACTACACGCAGTTCCTGGTCTACGACTTCGACGGCGACGGCCGCTCGGAGATGATGCTCAAGACCGCCCCCGGCACGAAGATGATCCGCTACGGACGTGGCGGCGAGGTCGTCTCCGAGCGTTACGTCACGATGCCGGAGCAGGACGTCAAGGCCGGCTACTCGCACGCCGACGACTACCGCAAGAGCGCGGCGGACTACTTCGACCACGTGGTCGGCATGTTCGAGAAGTGGCACGAGCACCCCGAGGTGGTGGCCGGACGCTGGCCGGCGACGCTGGAGCAGGCCTTCGGCATCGCCCCGAGGCACCAGTACCCGTTGTCGCACGAAGCCGCCGTCGACCTGGCCACGTACTTCGTCGACGTCTACGCCCCGGGCCGCAGTGGCAACAACCGCCTGCGGGAGTTCGCCGGGTTCGTCATCACCGGTCCCGAGTACCTGTCGGTGCTGGACGGCGCCTCCGGCAGGGAGCTGCAGACCATTCACTACAAGCCGGGCCGCGGCGACGACGGCCTGCTGTGGGGCGACTACGCGATGGCCCGCGTCGAGCCGGGCAACCGGGTCGACCGGTTCCTGTCCGCCGTCGCCTACCTCGACGGCAAGCGCCCGTCGGCGATCTTCGCCCGCGGCTACTACACGCGCACGACGCTGGTCGCCTACGACTGGAACGGCAGGAAGCTGAAGGAGGTCTGGTACGTCGACAGCGGCCACGCGCCGATGGCGAACCCCTTCAACGCCTCCCCCCACGGCGTGCCGGGAAGCAACCCGAAATATGCCGACCTCACCACCCAGGGCTTCCACTCGATGAGCGTGGCCGACGTGGACGCTGACGGCCGGCAGGAGATCGTGTACGGGGCCGCGACCATCGACGACGACGGCGACCTGCTGTACTCGTCGTTCGCCGAGGGCCCGCCGCAGAGCAACGTGCCCGGGCAGAACGTGCGGCTCGGCCACGGCGACGCCATGCACGTCGGCGACCTCGACCCCGAGCGCCCCGGTCTGGAGATCTGGACCGTGCACGAGGGCGGAGCCTGGGCTCCGTACGGATGGGCGATGCGGGACGCCGCCACCGGAAAGGTGCTGTTCGGCGGCTACAGCGGCCGGGACACCGGGCGCGGCATGGTCGGCGACATCGACCCCGCCATCCGCGGCCTGGAGGCCTGGTCGTCGATGCCGCCCAACCAGGAGATCCAGGCGGGCCTGTGGTCGGCCCGCGGCGACCACCTGGGCCGGACCACCCCCGGCACCAACATGAGCATCCGCTGGGCGCCCGACATGACCACCCAGCTGATCAACGGCACCGCCACCACCGTGTTCCAGACGCCGACGATCGACGACTGGAAGCGCGGCACGGTGCTCACCGCTGAGGGCACGCTGACCAACAACTGGACGAAGGGCAACCCGGGTCTGGTGGCCGACGTGTTCGGCGACTGGCGGGAGGAGCTGCTGACGCGCACGGCCGACAGCTCGGCGATCCGGATCTTCCTCAGCACGGAGGTCACGGACCGCAAGCTGTACACGCTGATGCACGACCCGCAGTACCGCGTGGAGGTGGCGCGGCAGCAGACCGGCTACAACCAGCCCGCCTACCCGAGCTTCTACCTGGGCTCGGACATCGACTGGTCGCGGGTGCCCGTGCCCCGCTTCCGGACCCCCCAGGGCTGA
- a CDS encoding carbohydrate ABC transporter permease: protein MTVRRSWWKTSVGVVLVGLMLFPVYWMFNVSLTKTSDMRADPPHWFPWDATFEGYTAAFGQQLPALATSLFIGLGTVALTLVVSLPAGYSLAKLRPLGARGIDFLLLVAQMIPAVVMAMGFYAIYIRLGMLNTVAGLIVADSTLAVPFGVLLFRAFMASIPAELMAAAQIDGASTWRTFRSIILPLSRNSVITVSLFAFLWAWSDFIFASTLNRNSDVIPITLGIFRYIGNNTTQWNSIMATAVIASVPAAFLLVLAQRYIAAGVTAGAVKD, encoded by the coding sequence ATGACGGTCCGCAGGTCCTGGTGGAAGACGTCGGTGGGCGTCGTCCTGGTGGGGCTGATGCTCTTCCCGGTCTACTGGATGTTCAACGTCTCGCTCACCAAGACGAGCGACATGCGGGCCGACCCGCCGCACTGGTTCCCGTGGGACGCCACGTTCGAGGGATACACCGCGGCGTTCGGCCAGCAGCTGCCGGCCCTGGCCACCAGCCTGTTCATCGGCCTCGGCACGGTCGCGCTCACGCTGGTCGTGTCGCTGCCCGCCGGCTACTCGCTGGCCAAGCTGCGGCCGCTCGGCGCGCGCGGGATCGACTTCCTGCTCCTGGTCGCCCAGATGATCCCCGCCGTGGTCATGGCCATGGGCTTCTACGCGATCTACATCAGGCTCGGGATGCTCAACACCGTCGCGGGCCTGATCGTGGCCGACTCCACGCTGGCCGTGCCGTTCGGGGTGTTGCTGTTCCGGGCGTTCATGGCGAGCATCCCCGCCGAGCTCATGGCCGCGGCCCAGATCGACGGGGCGAGCACCTGGCGCACGTTCCGCTCCATCATCCTGCCGCTCAGCCGCAACTCGGTGATCACCGTCTCGCTCTTCGCGTTCCTGTGGGCGTGGTCGGACTTCATCTTCGCCTCCACGCTCAACCGCAACAGCGACGTCATCCCCATCACGCTCGGCATCTTCCGTTACATCGGCAACAACACGACCCAATGGAACTCGATCATGGCGACCGCCGTGATCGCGTCCGTTCCCGCAGCGTTCCTCCTCGTCCTCGCGCAGCGCTACATCGCCGCCGGGGTCACCGCGGGCGCCGTGAAGGACTGA